In a genomic window of Gossypium arboreum isolate Shixiya-1 chromosome 7, ASM2569848v2, whole genome shotgun sequence:
- the LOC108487523 gene encoding protein GL2-INTERACTING REPRESSOR 2-like, with translation MSGRENSPKLELKLNLLPPPTARPNNQQVNGSPNTSEMSLESSCVSSETDDSSTMMMQRRSSEEETPMVLVGCPLCLMYVMLAQVNPKCPKCKTTVFLDFLNHYNSKMPSN, from the coding sequence ATGAGTGGAAGAGAAAACAGTCCAAAGCTTGAGTTGAAGTTGAATCTATTACCACCACCTACAGCTAGGCCTAATAACCAACAAGTAAATGGGTCTCCAAACACATCGGAGATGTCACTCGAAAGTTCATGCGTGTCTTCGGAGACTGACGACTCATCAACGATGATGATGCAACGCCGTAGTAGTGAGGAAGAAACTCCGATGGTGTTGGTAGGATGTCCTCTGTGCCTCATGTACGTTATGCTAGCGCAAGTGAATCCGAAGTGCCCTAAATGTAAAACCACCGTCTTCCTTGATTTTCTGAACCATTATAACTCCAAAATGCCATCCAACTGA